One window of Legionella pneumophila subsp. pneumophila str. Philadelphia 1 genomic DNA carries:
- a CDS encoding BON domain-containing protein: MRDSLKMLLVGSISMIIIACAASPLSESTGEYLDSSTTTAKVKASLVDQLGTMGFAVKVKTYKDQVQLSGFVDSQKIKQRAGIIAAGVDGVKSVRNDLIIKTR, from the coding sequence ATGCGCGACTCACTTAAGATGTTATTAGTGGGATCCATATCCATGATAATTATTGCGTGTGCCGCTTCTCCTCTGTCGGAAAGTACAGGGGAATATCTTGATAGTTCAACGACTACTGCCAAGGTGAAAGCCAGTTTGGTTGACCAATTGGGGACTATGGGATTTGCCGTAAAAGTAAAAACATATAAAGATCAAGTGCAGTTGAGCGGTTTTGTCGATTCTCAAAAAATAAAACAAAGAGCTGGGATTATTGCGGCTGGCGTAGATGGTGTAAAGAGTGTTCGTAATGACCTTATTATAAAAACAAGGTAA
- a CDS encoding efflux RND transporter periplasmic adaptor subunit codes for MNKRLTIMGIILLVVFGGIIAFNLIKAYMIKQFFASYAPPAVTVSSAVAQAVDWKPTIDAVGNFVAINGVDVNSEASGNVVQIHFESGQYVEKDEPLITIDDSIDQALLKFNQSELTLKELSYKRQTDLFKRGATPSSSVDEAKANLQQAQAKVEQIQAQIKQKHIGAPFSGRLGIRQVNLGQYVTPGQTSIVSLQSLDPLYLEFYLPEQYYKRIHLNQPVTFRVEEFPNILFEGVIHAVNSKVDLTTHNVQVQALLPNCPADAIQDPTKSPLIKARKQVRGDKLIVACSTELNKQNKIRNFVFIPGMFASIEVDQPAEPNTIIVPSTAISYSLYGNAVYIIEKSKEGKKNKDGTDQLVVNRVFVTTGEQQGNYTVIKKGIKAGQLVVSTGDLKLQNGTPVVINNSVKLDTDSDPNQLGQ; via the coding sequence ATGAATAAACGATTGACTATCATGGGAATAATCTTGTTGGTAGTTTTCGGTGGAATCATAGCTTTTAATCTAATTAAGGCTTACATGATTAAACAATTCTTCGCCAGTTATGCGCCTCCTGCTGTTACCGTTTCTTCTGCTGTTGCTCAAGCAGTCGATTGGAAGCCAACCATTGACGCTGTAGGTAATTTCGTTGCAATCAACGGAGTTGATGTCAACTCGGAAGCATCTGGCAATGTAGTTCAAATTCATTTTGAATCAGGGCAATACGTAGAAAAAGATGAGCCATTGATCACCATTGACGACAGCATCGATCAAGCATTGCTCAAATTTAACCAGTCGGAATTAACGCTTAAAGAACTCAGCTATAAACGGCAAACTGATCTCTTCAAGCGTGGCGCCACGCCAAGCTCCAGTGTTGATGAAGCCAAAGCTAACTTGCAACAGGCTCAGGCGAAAGTAGAGCAGATTCAAGCGCAAATTAAACAAAAACACATAGGTGCCCCTTTTTCCGGCCGCCTTGGCATCCGCCAGGTAAACCTCGGCCAATACGTCACTCCAGGACAAACCTCCATAGTTTCTTTACAATCACTGGATCCCCTTTACCTGGAATTTTACTTGCCAGAGCAATATTACAAAAGAATTCATCTTAACCAGCCTGTGACCTTTCGCGTAGAGGAATTTCCTAATATTCTCTTTGAAGGAGTCATTCATGCAGTAAACTCTAAAGTAGATCTAACTACTCATAATGTTCAGGTACAAGCTCTATTACCGAACTGCCCTGCTGATGCAATTCAGGATCCAACCAAATCTCCTCTTATCAAAGCACGTAAACAAGTCAGAGGAGATAAACTGATTGTGGCCTGCAGTACAGAATTAAACAAACAAAATAAAATACGAAATTTTGTATTTATCCCAGGCATGTTTGCTTCCATTGAAGTGGATCAACCTGCAGAGCCTAATACTATTATCGTGCCTTCCACAGCAATTTCTTACAGTCTCTATGGAAATGCTGTTTATATCATTGAAAAAAGTAAAGAAGGTAAGAAGAATAAGGATGGTACTGACCAGTTGGTTGTAAACCGGGTATTCGTCACTACAGGGGAGCAACAGGGAAATTACACAGTTATCAAGAAAGGCATTAAAGCAGGCCAATTGGTCGTAAGTACTGGTGACTTGAAATTACAAAATGGTACCCCTGTTGTTATTAACAACAGTGTCAAACTCGATACAGACAGTGATCCCAACCAACTGGGACAGTAG
- the glyA gene encoding serine hydroxymethyltransferase yields the protein MFDESYSIKNFDDVLFKAISDEKRRQEEHIELIASENYVSPRVLEAQGSVLTNKYAEGYPGKRYYGGCEFVDVAEELAISRAKLLFGAHYVNVQPHSGSQANAAVMMALLSPGDTFMGMALPHGGHLTHGSKVNFSGKLYHSVEYGVDSNTGLIDYDALEKLALQHKPKLIIAGFSAYSRILDWARFREIADKVGAYLMADIAHVAGLVAVGLYPSPVPYADVVTTTTHKTLRGPRGGLILCKENEEIEKKLNSSVFPGMQGGPLMHVIAAKAVAFAEALLPEFKTYQQQVLANARTMCSVLQSRGYDIVSGGTDNHLLLVDLINKGITGKEADAAVGRANITVNKNSVPNDPRSPFVTSGLRLGTPAATTRGFKEREITLLSNWVADVLDNVHDETNISRVKTQVLLLCREFPVYA from the coding sequence ATGTTTGACGAAAGTTATAGTATAAAAAATTTTGATGATGTTCTTTTTAAAGCAATTTCTGATGAAAAACGACGCCAAGAAGAACACATTGAATTAATAGCATCTGAAAATTATGTCAGCCCGAGAGTATTGGAGGCTCAGGGTTCTGTGTTGACGAATAAATACGCTGAAGGATATCCAGGCAAACGCTATTACGGAGGTTGTGAGTTTGTTGATGTCGCTGAGGAGTTAGCCATTTCAAGGGCAAAATTACTTTTTGGCGCTCATTATGTCAATGTGCAACCGCATTCGGGATCACAAGCGAACGCAGCAGTCATGATGGCATTATTGTCCCCAGGCGATACTTTTATGGGCATGGCTTTACCTCATGGTGGGCACTTGACTCATGGGTCAAAGGTTAATTTTTCAGGTAAATTATACCATTCTGTCGAGTATGGTGTTGATAGCAATACGGGTTTGATTGATTATGATGCTCTGGAAAAACTTGCGCTTCAACACAAACCAAAATTGATCATTGCCGGTTTTTCAGCTTATTCCAGGATCCTGGATTGGGCTCGATTTAGAGAAATTGCCGATAAGGTCGGCGCTTATTTAATGGCGGACATCGCTCATGTAGCTGGTCTGGTGGCTGTAGGGTTATATCCTTCTCCTGTTCCTTATGCGGATGTTGTGACAACGACAACTCATAAAACTTTAAGAGGACCTCGCGGTGGTTTAATCCTTTGTAAGGAAAACGAAGAAATTGAGAAAAAATTAAATTCTTCTGTATTTCCTGGTATGCAAGGTGGGCCCTTAATGCATGTAATTGCAGCCAAGGCAGTTGCTTTTGCAGAAGCTCTGTTACCCGAATTCAAAACTTATCAGCAACAGGTTTTAGCTAATGCCAGAACGATGTGCAGTGTGTTACAAAGCAGAGGCTATGATATTGTTTCTGGCGGAACTGATAATCATCTTTTGCTAGTGGATTTGATAAATAAAGGAATTACAGGTAAAGAAGCTGACGCTGCTGTAGGCAGAGCTAACATAACAGTCAATAAAAATTCGGTTCCCAATGATCCTCGCTCGCCTTTTGTAACGAGTGGTTTACGTTTGGGTACGCCTGCTGCAACCACAAGAGGCTTTAAAGAAAGAGAGATTACTTTGTTATCTAACTGGGTAGCGGATGTCCTTGATAATGTTCATGATGAAACTAATATTTCAAGAGTGAAAACCCAGGTGTTGCTACTCTGTCGTGAATTTCCGGTTTATGCCTAA